The following are from one region of the Polyangium spumosum genome:
- a CDS encoding HNH endonuclease has product MSDLLRWSYANLAMAHAALVEGATRYAPRHYAIRSKIHAGLRDGTMSIGPLADDERLKLVLPIACCYCGARENLTTDHLIATSRGGPDAGDNLVWACRSCNSAKGARDALAWLERRGEFPPLLLLRRYLKLAFQLCAPLGALEQAPEEAPQLPIELARVPQKYPAPSELRLWVTPL; this is encoded by the coding sequence GTGAGCGATCTGCTCCGTTGGTCCTATGCGAACCTCGCCATGGCGCACGCGGCGCTCGTCGAGGGAGCGACGAGGTACGCGCCGCGCCACTACGCGATCCGTTCCAAGATCCACGCAGGCCTTCGCGATGGGACCATGAGCATCGGGCCGCTCGCCGATGACGAGCGCTTGAAGCTCGTTCTCCCGATCGCGTGCTGCTACTGCGGCGCCCGCGAGAACCTGACCACCGATCACTTGATCGCCACCAGCCGAGGCGGCCCCGACGCAGGCGATAACCTCGTCTGGGCTTGCCGATCGTGCAACAGCGCGAAGGGCGCGCGTGATGCCCTCGCGTGGCTCGAACGACGAGGCGAGTTCCCGCCGCTGCTCCTTCTTCGCCGCTACCTGAAGCTCGCGTTCCAGTTGTGCGCGCCGCTGGGAGCCCTCGAGCAGGCGCCCGAGGAGGCGCCCCAGCTCCCGATCGAGCTCGCGCGCGTGCCGCAGAAGTACCCCGCGCCGAGCGAGCTTCGGCTTTGGGTCACGCCGTTGTGA
- a CDS encoding sigma-70 family RNA polymerase sigma factor gives MNEDRNQRLQLLATYQRKIDRWLRNRHVPAQDMPDLSHDIYVRTLHQLEGKEITDKLGGLLHLNMRSVVSEYRERGKTRNKAAPLIEIEFEDAGPSDPEQEAYERQKIKTLEAILSKLPTRQQEFVRARHLDGLPAAEIAESFGVSSATVFRELAAALAALRRELERVGITSPLVLPFHSQDIRHEGSAGEAWSSATEPRREKDHRGWLHVPTFLGGAAAGAIVVYLLLHRAMTLAELPPIVLNVAATSADTMPAGVFEQLAPPVCPEPVAPSCPPPSSPAPEAGQPKINPKPRFVAQACNLALERGDHEEAKRICPLATGGFGALIAEQEANRPRE, from the coding sequence ATGAACGAGGATCGAAACCAGCGCCTTCAGCTCCTCGCGACGTACCAGCGCAAGATCGATCGCTGGCTCCGAAACCGCCACGTCCCCGCGCAGGACATGCCCGATCTCTCCCATGACATCTACGTCCGGACCCTTCACCAGCTCGAGGGGAAGGAGATCACGGACAAGCTCGGCGGGCTCTTGCACCTCAACATGCGGAGCGTCGTCTCGGAGTACCGCGAGCGCGGCAAGACGCGGAACAAGGCGGCCCCGCTCATCGAGATCGAGTTCGAAGACGCGGGCCCTTCGGATCCCGAACAAGAGGCTTACGAGCGGCAGAAGATCAAGACCCTCGAAGCCATCCTGTCGAAGCTCCCGACGCGACAGCAAGAGTTTGTCCGCGCGAGGCACCTCGACGGGTTGCCCGCGGCTGAGATCGCCGAGAGCTTCGGCGTTTCCTCCGCGACTGTCTTCCGGGAGCTCGCCGCCGCGCTCGCCGCGCTTCGCCGCGAGCTCGAACGCGTCGGAATCACGAGCCCTCTCGTCCTTCCGTTCCATTCGCAGGACATCAGGCACGAGGGGAGCGCGGGCGAGGCATGGTCGAGCGCCACCGAGCCGCGCCGCGAGAAGGACCACCGCGGCTGGCTCCACGTGCCGACGTTCCTCGGCGGAGCCGCCGCTGGCGCGATCGTCGTCTACCTCCTCCTCCATCGCGCCATGACGCTCGCCGAGCTCCCGCCGATTGTCCTGAACGTCGCCGCGACGAGCGCAGACACCATGCCCGCGGGCGTCTTCGAGCAGCTCGCGCCGCCGGTCTGTCCGGAGCCTGTCGCGCCGTCGTGCCCTCCCCCGTCGAGCCCCGCGCCCGAGGCCGGCCAGCCGAAGATCAACCCGAAGCCCCGCTTCGTCGCTCAGGCGTGCAACCTCGCCCTGGAGCGAGGCGACCACGAGGAGGCGAAGCGGATTTGTCCCCTCGCCACGGGAGGCTTCGGCGCCCTGATCGCCGAGCAAGAGGCCAACCGCCCGAGGGAGTAG